Proteins encoded in a region of the Paenibacillus wynnii genome:
- a CDS encoding glycosyltransferase family 4 protein codes for MHVCIIAPEQFTVPGNNSVEICILAIAKQLALRNQVTIVSRRMPGLTHNEELEHVNIIRLPADSPSRYLNAVLNYVREKSFDLIQVDNRPRLMAAVQKAAPTIPIVLFLHSLTFVPNTRATLSCLNHADLIIANSRSLQRRLARRFPSRSEVIRIVPLGADLERFVPPSPEERRHLRHAYRLPQKFTVLFVGRIIPRKGVSVLIRSVYLLRRRLPIHLLVVGRGKPLYIRQLKRLAMRLGVSVTFLGNVAHEEIHLLYQAADCFVCPSQGHEAFGLVNVEAMASGLPVIASNNGGIREIVLSGVNGYLVNRYRESLSFSRYLLRVGRNPKLAESMGIQGRKDALNAFDWKHTAARLEELYGTLTLNTQDQQEKVP; via the coding sequence ATGCATGTTTGCATCATCGCTCCGGAACAATTCACTGTTCCCGGGAACAACTCGGTAGAAATTTGCATTCTGGCGATTGCCAAGCAGTTAGCCCTGCGTAATCAGGTTACCATTGTAAGCCGGAGAATGCCGGGGTTAACACATAACGAAGAACTAGAGCATGTAAATATTATTAGGCTGCCAGCGGATAGTCCGTCCCGATATCTTAATGCGGTACTGAACTATGTAAGGGAAAAGTCCTTTGATCTTATACAAGTTGATAATCGTCCAAGGCTGATGGCCGCTGTCCAAAAAGCAGCTCCAACTATACCCATAGTTCTATTTCTGCATTCTCTAACCTTTGTACCGAATACGCGGGCTACCCTCAGCTGTCTTAATCATGCTGATCTAATTATTGCCAACAGCCGATCCTTGCAGCGGCGATTGGCCCGCCGCTTCCCAAGCCGGTCTGAGGTTATACGCATTGTTCCGCTAGGAGCAGATTTAGAGCGGTTTGTTCCCCCGTCTCCGGAAGAACGGCGGCACCTTCGCCATGCTTATCGGCTTCCGCAGAAGTTTACTGTGCTATTTGTCGGACGAATAATCCCCCGTAAAGGTGTATCCGTTCTTATTCGTTCCGTATACTTACTCCGCAGACGGTTACCCATTCATCTGCTTGTTGTAGGCAGAGGTAAACCGCTTTATATCAGGCAATTGAAGAGATTGGCCATGCGCCTCGGCGTATCGGTTACTTTCCTGGGAAACGTAGCACATGAGGAGATTCACCTGCTGTATCAAGCAGCAGACTGCTTCGTTTGTCCTTCACAAGGTCATGAAGCCTTTGGTCTGGTCAATGTGGAGGCCATGGCTTCCGGTCTGCCTGTTATTGCCTCCAATAATGGCGGTATCCGTGAAATTGTCTTATCCGGTGTAAATGGATACCTAGTGAATCGATATCGGGAGTCGTTGTCCTTCTCCAGATATTTGCTGAGGGTAGGCCGTAACCCGAAACTGGCGGAAAGCATGGGCATTCAGGGCCGAAAGGATGCACTGAATGCATTTGATTGGAAACATACCGCCGCACGTTTGGAGGAGTTGTACGGAACTTTAACGCTGAATACGCAGGATCAACAGGAAAAGGTACCTTAA
- the pulA gene encoding type I pullulanase, which yields MAVQKEIDEPIYYGDFVATRGVSVFAQEFDDLFSYDGEDLGVTYTKERSAFRLWAPTSQEAEVVLYPSWEGEASQKLPMSRNTRGTWFLAVNGDLEGMFYTYRVRIGAQWNEAVDPYARAVGVNGDRGAIIDMRTTDPERWSENKPPLEDPADAIIYELHLRDLSIHPNSGIKHKGKYLGLAEQGTRGPGGILTGLDYITDLGVTHVQLLPIYDYATESVDETKLDQPQYNWGYDPKNYNAPEGSYATNPYVPGVRIRELKTLIQALHDRGIRVIMDVVYNHVYDGYRVNFTKLVPGYYLRYKPDGRLSNGSGCGNDCATERKMMSRFIADSVIYWAKEYHIDGFRFDLMGLMDIDTINETRRRLDEIDYSILTIGEGWIMETELPPERRANQSHANLLPGVGHFNDGFRNAIKGNIFLHDQRGFIGGGVGFERSIRAGVAGGIFYELGQGQYAQEPQQCVNFVECHDNHTLWDKIILCSPKETDEQRRAMHHLASAIVLTSQGIPFLHAGQEFMRTKNGVENSYKSPEEINWMDWEQCAAHGDSVAYMKDLISLRKAHPAFRLRLGDDIRDRLIFEKAPAHTVAYTLRDHAGGDSAQHIYVLYNAEPQEVCLDLPELGEWNVIFGAEFVQSVDKGKLTARGIGMVVLAVQP from the coding sequence TTGGCGGTACAAAAGGAAATAGACGAACCGATTTATTATGGGGATTTTGTGGCTACTCGTGGTGTGTCTGTATTTGCTCAAGAATTTGATGACTTGTTTAGCTATGACGGAGAGGATTTGGGTGTAACCTACACTAAAGAACGTTCTGCATTTCGCTTATGGGCACCCACATCGCAGGAAGCGGAGGTAGTTCTATACCCATCTTGGGAAGGTGAGGCCTCGCAAAAGTTACCGATGTCCCGTAATACGCGAGGAACATGGTTTCTCGCGGTTAACGGAGATCTCGAGGGCATGTTTTATACATATCGGGTTCGTATTGGGGCACAGTGGAACGAAGCTGTGGATCCCTACGCGCGGGCGGTCGGCGTGAACGGTGATAGAGGCGCAATCATTGATATGCGTACAACGGACCCGGAACGGTGGAGCGAGAATAAACCCCCGCTTGAAGATCCTGCTGATGCGATTATTTATGAGCTGCATTTACGCGACTTATCCATCCATCCGAACAGCGGCATTAAGCATAAAGGTAAATATCTGGGTCTCGCAGAGCAAGGAACGAGGGGACCGGGCGGTATTTTAACCGGGCTGGATTATATTACGGATCTTGGAGTAACCCACGTGCAGCTGCTTCCGATTTATGATTATGCTACTGAAAGTGTAGATGAGACCAAGCTGGATCAGCCGCAATACAACTGGGGATATGATCCCAAAAACTATAATGCCCCGGAAGGCTCCTATGCTACGAATCCCTATGTTCCGGGAGTGCGGATCAGAGAATTGAAGACCTTAATTCAGGCTCTGCATGATCGTGGAATTCGGGTCATTATGGATGTCGTCTATAACCATGTGTACGACGGATACCGGGTGAACTTCACGAAGCTGGTTCCCGGCTATTATCTGCGGTATAAACCGGACGGACGTCTGTCCAACGGCTCAGGCTGCGGGAATGACTGTGCTACGGAACGTAAAATGATGTCGCGGTTTATTGCGGATTCGGTGATCTATTGGGCCAAGGAGTATCATATCGACGGCTTTCGGTTCGATCTGATGGGACTGATGGATATTGATACCATCAACGAAACGCGCCGACGCCTTGATGAGATTGATTATTCAATCCTGACGATCGGCGAGGGTTGGATTATGGAAACGGAGCTACCTCCGGAACGAAGAGCCAACCAAAGCCATGCCAATCTGTTGCCGGGTGTAGGACATTTTAATGACGGCTTCCGAAATGCGATTAAAGGGAATATCTTTCTGCATGACCAAAGGGGATTTATTGGGGGCGGAGTAGGCTTTGAACGAAGTATAAGGGCAGGAGTCGCCGGCGGTATCTTTTACGAGCTTGGACAGGGGCAATATGCTCAAGAGCCGCAGCAATGCGTGAACTTCGTAGAATGTCATGACAATCATACCCTATGGGACAAAATCATCCTATGCTCCCCGAAAGAAACGGATGAGCAACGCCGGGCTATGCATCACCTTGCTTCAGCCATCGTGTTAACGAGTCAGGGGATTCCATTTCTCCATGCCGGGCAAGAGTTTATGCGGACGAAAAATGGAGTCGAGAACAGCTATAAGTCACCCGAGGAGATTAATTGGATGGATTGGGAGCAATGCGCGGCACATGGGGATTCTGTGGCTTACATGAAGGACCTGATCTCACTGCGCAAGGCTCATCCGGCATTCCGACTGCGGTTAGGTGACGATATCCGGGACAGACTTATTTTTGAGAAAGCACCGGCTCATACGGTTGCGTATACTCTGCGTGATCATGCCGGGGGAGACTCTGCGCAGCATATATACGTTCTTTATAACGCCGAGCCGCAAGAGGTTTGCTTGGATCTGCCGGAGCTTGGAGAGTGGAATGTTATTTTCGGTGCAGAGTTCGTACAAAGTGTGGATAAAGGTAAATTAACAGCCCGAGGCATTGGCATGGTCGTATTAGCTGTTCAGCCGTAA
- a CDS encoding P-II family nitrogen regulator, with the protein MLMVKAIVRPEKADEVMAELMLAGFPSISKMDLLGRGKQKGIQVGTNHYNQISKKLLMIVINDDEKEDVLSIIMRTARTGEKGSFGDGKIFVLPVQETYTISNGKNQL; encoded by the coding sequence ATGTTAATGGTTAAGGCAATTGTACGACCGGAGAAAGCAGATGAGGTTATGGCTGAGCTTATGCTTGCCGGCTTTCCCTCCATCAGCAAGATGGATCTTTTAGGACGCGGCAAACAAAAAGGCATACAGGTGGGTACAAATCATTATAATCAAATATCCAAGAAACTCTTAATGATTGTTATTAATGATGACGAGAAAGAGGATGTACTCAGTATAATCATGAGAACCGCAAGAACCGGGGAGAAGGGCTCCTTCGGAGACGGCAAAATATTCGTTCTGCCCGTGCAGGAAACCTATACCATAAGCAACGGCAAAAACCAGCTGTAA
- a CDS encoding DUF6953 family protein, which translates to MEVTAQEVAEWMVKEIRFTGNLYQTAAIEYVKANFGEQFVFVNENGNASLSKDVKKAFRKLHGGKIAWDRDGFLWAWT; encoded by the coding sequence ATGGAAGTAACAGCTCAAGAAGTAGCCGAGTGGATGGTTAAGGAGATCCGCTTTACTGGAAATTTATATCAAACCGCTGCTATAGAATATGTGAAGGCGAATTTTGGAGAACAGTTCGTGTTTGTGAATGAGAACGGCAACGCTTCATTGTCCAAGGACGTTAAGAAGGCTTTCCGTAAGCTGCATGGAGGCAAAATCGCATGGGACCGGGATGGGTTTCTCTGGGCCTGGACCTAA
- a CDS encoding UvrD-helicase domain-containing protein, translated as MNKLLFHNIPLGATGERVPEAAIASARTSKELVKVGDPDSAYFRRLENGGILLNQPQIAAVRHHTGPLLTLAGAGSGKTSVLICRTGYLLSVRGISPSQLLLLTFSNKAAAEMRERIALLPGVSERDATTLQARTFHSFFLYFLRRQGLQQDIFSETRRQHILLKQIMRELGLPKDAYPPETLLTLLSSHKMNMGTLEDLPELTTAEKEMKEILKIYEQWKLENFKIDFDDVLLIAYRMLKERPVLLQELQMRYQYVMVDEFQDTNALQYELVKMIAHPQHNLMVVGDDDQTIYSFNGARSEFILEFEKLYPGAKVITLDINYRSGPAIVGLGNGIIRHNTRRRSKTLQAAKSNGSQPRYMRPQTADEEAAQMVEHIVLEVESGKREYKDFAMLYRATSSNRALLELLLLRDIPYIDYGEGQLLYEHWLISPVLDHLRLSVNRRNFAAIENILPTLYMNREKGMNHIRNMEAIQPKQGPLIHLMSMPGMEDFKGVKLRERLDLIRSMRELTPIQAIRQIRSQFYDYFIEANERSQATLHRETLKEMLDELETSAERFDSIPAFLDFIENITERNEHHRQPGTKEQGNRIALMTIHKSKGLEFPVVFLIGASEGILPHSSALEGDRLKDRKIAVPGSGASSLAALEEERRLAYVAVTRAKEELFISSPAQHRGKKADVSRFMLSAFRSAVSSHTAPASRSVTVTTKSLPTSRSTAAVRTHAVPVWKCTGTSCPGWTRVKAGGSEDQVSTKPCPLCSSPMKKDSRVVPV; from the coding sequence GTGAACAAACTTTTATTTCATAATATTCCTCTGGGTGCTACCGGTGAGCGGGTCCCGGAGGCAGCCATAGCATCTGCGCGGACCAGCAAGGAACTGGTGAAGGTGGGGGACCCTGACTCGGCTTATTTCCGGAGGCTGGAGAACGGCGGAATTCTTCTTAATCAGCCCCAAATTGCAGCCGTCAGGCATCATACGGGGCCGCTGCTTACTCTGGCAGGTGCAGGCTCCGGCAAAACCTCGGTTCTGATCTGCAGAACCGGTTATTTGCTGTCTGTGCGCGGCATATCGCCGAGCCAGCTGCTCCTGCTGACCTTTTCTAATAAGGCCGCCGCGGAAATGCGCGAACGAATTGCTCTTCTACCCGGAGTGAGCGAACGTGATGCTACCACCCTGCAAGCCCGGACATTCCATTCCTTTTTCTTATATTTCTTACGCAGACAAGGCTTGCAGCAGGATATATTCAGCGAAACGCGCCGTCAGCATATTTTATTGAAGCAGATCATGCGCGAGCTTGGTCTTCCTAAAGATGCTTATCCACCGGAAACGCTGCTTACCCTGCTCTCCTCTCATAAGATGAACATGGGCACCCTTGAAGATTTACCGGAACTAACCACCGCAGAGAAGGAAATGAAAGAAATTCTGAAGATCTATGAGCAATGGAAGCTTGAGAATTTCAAAATCGATTTCGACGATGTTCTGTTAATCGCTTACCGGATGCTGAAGGAGCGGCCGGTGCTTCTACAGGAGCTGCAAATGAGGTACCAGTATGTAATGGTCGATGAGTTCCAGGACACGAACGCCCTGCAATATGAGTTGGTCAAAATGATCGCGCATCCGCAGCATAACTTAATGGTGGTTGGCGACGATGATCAGACGATTTATTCCTTCAACGGGGCGCGCAGCGAGTTCATTTTGGAATTCGAAAAGCTATACCCAGGGGCAAAGGTGATTACGCTCGATATCAATTACCGTTCGGGTCCTGCAATCGTCGGGTTGGGCAACGGCATTATCCGTCACAATACACGGCGGCGCTCCAAAACGCTGCAAGCAGCGAAGAGCAACGGCAGCCAGCCCCGCTATATGCGTCCGCAGACAGCAGACGAGGAAGCCGCGCAAATGGTGGAGCATATTGTCCTTGAAGTGGAAAGCGGGAAGCGGGAATACAAGGACTTTGCCATGCTATATCGGGCGACCAGCAGTAATCGGGCCCTTCTGGAGCTGCTGCTCCTGCGTGACATCCCTTATATTGACTATGGAGAAGGTCAACTACTCTATGAGCATTGGCTAATCTCCCCTGTGTTGGATCATTTGCGGCTGTCGGTGAATCGGCGGAATTTCGCAGCGATTGAGAACATTCTACCTACCCTGTATATGAACCGCGAAAAGGGAATGAACCATATCCGTAATATGGAGGCCATCCAGCCAAAGCAAGGACCGCTAATTCACCTGATGTCGATGCCCGGCATGGAAGATTTCAAAGGCGTTAAGCTAAGAGAGCGGCTAGATCTGATCCGTTCTATGCGGGAGCTGACACCTATACAAGCTATCCGCCAAATACGCTCACAATTTTACGATTATTTTATTGAGGCTAACGAACGAAGTCAGGCTACCCTGCACAGGGAGACTCTGAAGGAAATGCTGGACGAGCTGGAAACTTCAGCGGAGCGGTTTGACAGCATTCCGGCCTTCCTTGATTTTATTGAGAATATCACGGAGCGTAATGAGCATCACCGTCAGCCGGGCACCAAAGAGCAAGGCAACCGGATTGCTCTGATGACGATTCATAAATCGAAGGGACTGGAGTTCCCTGTCGTGTTCCTTATCGGAGCCTCCGAAGGAATTCTGCCACACAGCTCTGCGCTTGAAGGGGATCGATTGAAGGATCGGAAGATCGCCGTTCCCGGCAGCGGAGCGTCAAGTTTGGCAGCGCTCGAGGAGGAACGCAGATTGGCATATGTAGCCGTCACGAGAGCTAAGGAAGAGCTGTTCATCAGTTCCCCGGCCCAGCATCGGGGCAAAAAAGCAGACGTCTCCCGCTTTATGCTATCGGCCTTCCGGTCGGCGGTGTCTTCTCACACAGCTCCGGCATCTAGAAGCGTTACCGTTACAACAAAATCACTGCCGACCAGCAGATCAACTGCAGCGGTAAGAACCCACGCGGTACCGGTATGGAAGTGCACGGGGACAAGCTGTCCCGGTTGGACTCGTGTAAAAGCCGGCGGTAGCGAGGATCAAGTATCGACCAAGCCATGTCCGCTCTGCAGCTCTCCTATGAAAAAGGACAGCCGGGTTGTTCCGGTATAA
- a CDS encoding helix-turn-helix domain-containing protein yields MPESKADLILHPIRMRIIQSLALGGQRTTQQLVRELEDIPQATMYRHLNKLLKAGILQVAEENKVRGTLEKVYYLAQGGEDLTPLDVTENSSGEHMTLFLKFISSLIGDFSQYVRQEHYDMRQDGISLRQLHLHLNDEEYAALLTELRQSMQKYASNEAGGTRRRRMISTIVIPEVQEDKGENMKDEASTDDSK; encoded by the coding sequence ATGCCGGAGTCAAAAGCCGATCTGATTCTGCATCCGATTCGGATGCGCATCATTCAATCCCTTGCGCTAGGCGGACAACGGACTACACAGCAGCTGGTGAGAGAGCTGGAGGATATTCCTCAGGCGACAATGTACCGTCATCTGAACAAGTTGCTGAAGGCCGGAATCCTGCAAGTGGCCGAGGAGAATAAAGTACGTGGAACACTCGAAAAGGTATACTACCTGGCTCAGGGTGGTGAGGATTTAACGCCGCTTGATGTTACGGAGAACTCCTCGGGTGAACACATGACCTTATTTCTGAAGTTTATCTCTTCGCTTATTGGTGATTTCAGTCAATATGTTCGTCAGGAGCATTATGACATGCGTCAGGACGGTATTTCCTTGAGGCAGCTACATCTACATCTAAATGATGAAGAATATGCTGCACTCCTCACCGAGCTCCGCCAGTCTATGCAGAAATATGCAAGCAATGAAGCCGGAGGAACGCGTCGCAGACGTATGATATCGACCATCGTAATTCCCGAAGTACAGGAGGATAAAGGGGAAAATATGAAAGATGAGGCGAGTACTGATGACAGTAAATGA
- a CDS encoding YhfC family intramembrane metalloprotease, with the protein MRRVLMTVNEQSEVQLVHEVRETTDPFAGVSQKALKFLPLYLLVPILYWALFKSIGYELNWKGFALGALGWTVALFLRGPLSLLVQKWPPEKAKNVIVSSSGVLEEGVRLSLLLLTSVSFTWAQSVGQGWAAIEVLFVIINVIMITVLIKRTDEKAMQAKEMLQAQGNIQASPLWGILERIWASAFHIGATLIIAHSPWSVLLLIPLHSGLNLVAVRIAKASIFGTNMLVAALGLVTLTVGILLFQ; encoded by the coding sequence ATGAGGCGAGTACTGATGACAGTAAATGAACAATCAGAAGTACAGTTAGTCCACGAGGTTCGGGAAACCACAGATCCATTCGCAGGTGTGTCCCAGAAGGCGCTCAAATTCCTGCCGCTTTATCTCTTAGTACCCATCCTGTATTGGGCTTTATTTAAATCCATAGGATATGAGCTGAATTGGAAGGGCTTCGCCCTTGGGGCGCTTGGTTGGACCGTTGCCCTGTTTCTGCGCGGACCGCTTAGCTTGCTGGTCCAAAAGTGGCCGCCCGAGAAGGCCAAGAATGTGATCGTAAGCAGCTCCGGTGTTCTGGAGGAAGGGGTTCGTCTGAGTCTGCTGCTTCTTACCTCCGTATCTTTCACCTGGGCTCAATCGGTGGGTCAAGGCTGGGCGGCAATTGAAGTATTATTTGTCATTATTAACGTCATTATGATCACAGTCCTCATTAAACGGACAGATGAAAAAGCCATGCAAGCAAAGGAAATGCTTCAGGCTCAGGGAAATATTCAGGCTAGCCCGTTGTGGGGAATATTGGAGCGTATTTGGGCTTCAGCATTTCATATCGGAGCAACACTGATCATAGCGCATAGTCCATGGTCTGTCCTACTGCTGATACCACTGCACAGCGGGCTCAACCTCGTTGCTGTCCGCATCGCCAAGGCCTCTATATTCGGAACAAATATGTTAGTTGCGGCGCTGGGACTAGTTACACTGACGGTTGGGATATTACTTTTTCAATAA
- a CDS encoding DUF445 domain-containing protein codes for MRSKNLATISLAVMACGFLFTLFLPENLAVILLRGGFEAGLVGGIADWFAVTALFRHPLGLPIPHTSLLLKNRDKLVQSLISAMENELLNKESIENKLRKINIVSMGAGLLTKSLRRKKARAEILEQISGIVLHLPLQKAVPHLKSALVGYIQEADLSTAVDSVATRLMNDGKDVAALDYALEQVSVWSGRAETRAMLGKIASQKLSEVKLGGLKGMAFQAFVGFMDEDMLGEMLQGMLVSGIRDFQEEDSPYREGVIQEIRVALFQVVNDEKRVASLKDWAVQELQSEASSEFMGARLEEIRSKAVEMLKEDQAKGGRKLFALYAMLVRRISKEQQWIQGWEERIRASLIAFVGNNHYRLGGLVKENLEMLDDASLVNMLEDKVGKDLQWIRVNGALCGFVVGLILTVIQML; via the coding sequence ATGAGATCCAAGAATTTGGCTACAATATCGCTTGCCGTTATGGCTTGCGGATTTCTTTTCACTCTGTTTTTACCGGAAAATTTAGCGGTGATTCTGCTTCGGGGCGGTTTTGAGGCAGGGCTTGTAGGCGGTATAGCTGACTGGTTTGCTGTAACTGCACTGTTTCGTCATCCGTTGGGATTGCCCATTCCGCATACATCCCTGCTGCTGAAGAATCGCGATAAGCTTGTTCAATCGTTGATCTCAGCGATGGAGAATGAGCTGCTGAACAAAGAGAGCATAGAGAACAAGCTGCGTAAAATTAATATTGTTTCGATGGGAGCTGGCTTACTAACCAAGTCTCTCCGTAGAAAAAAAGCGCGAGCTGAAATCTTAGAGCAAATTAGTGGAATTGTACTCCATCTTCCGTTGCAAAAAGCAGTACCCCATTTGAAATCTGCACTTGTAGGCTATATTCAGGAAGCGGATCTGAGTACAGCGGTAGATAGCGTGGCAACAAGGCTTATGAACGATGGTAAGGATGTTGCTGCTCTTGACTACGCGTTGGAGCAGGTATCTGTATGGAGCGGTCGTGCAGAAACTCGGGCGATGCTGGGCAAAATTGCGAGTCAAAAACTGTCCGAAGTTAAGCTGGGTGGATTAAAGGGTATGGCATTTCAGGCCTTTGTCGGATTTATGGATGAGGATATGCTGGGCGAGATGTTGCAAGGGATGCTGGTCTCCGGAATCCGAGATTTTCAGGAGGAGGACAGTCCGTACCGCGAGGGGGTTATCCAGGAGATTCGAGTGGCGTTATTCCAGGTTGTGAATGATGAGAAACGAGTGGCATCCTTGAAGGACTGGGCCGTGCAAGAACTTCAAAGCGAGGCATCTTCTGAATTCATGGGTGCCCGCTTGGAAGAGATCCGCAGCAAAGCGGTAGAGATGCTGAAAGAGGATCAGGCGAAGGGTGGACGTAAGCTATTTGCACTCTATGCCATGCTTGTACGCCGCATTAGTAAGGAGCAGCAGTGGATTCAGGGCTGGGAAGAGCGGATACGGGCTTCACTGATTGCCTTTGTGGGTAACAACCATTATCGGCTCGGGGGACTGGTCAAAGAGAATCTGGAAATGCTGGACGACGCCAGCTTGGTCAATATGCTTGAGGATAAGGTCGGCAAGGATCTGCAGTGGATCCGAGTAAACGGTGCGCTGTGCGGATTTGTCGTCGGTCTAATTCTAACCGTAATACAAATGCTGTAA
- a CDS encoding Cof-type HAD-IIB family hydrolase has translation MLIALDMDGTLLNEDGVISLGNREAIVHAQSLGHIVAIASGRSYMDAERQLRLADLQCPVVSLNGAAAALPGGMIVASRPLDKEDLIPVLRWMNEIPELYYEIYTEDNVYVELNKRVRLEKLASMEAGEVPENVRWIVKLLVEKQFQQAAVTYVEHMDEIWSKQENVIYKALAFSLNPDLLKEASTRFASIPGLIITSSHEDNLEINHHEATKGHGVTLLASHFGIAMEDVAVMGDSYNDLPMFKVAGHRIAMANAAPILKEMSDYITFSNNEDGVAEGIRYLLKK, from the coding sequence ATGCTGATCGCACTGGATATGGATGGAACTTTATTAAATGAGGATGGCGTTATCAGTCTGGGGAATCGCGAGGCTATTGTTCACGCCCAGAGCTTAGGACATATCGTAGCTATCGCTTCAGGTAGGTCTTATATGGATGCCGAAAGGCAATTGCGTCTGGCTGATCTGCAATGTCCGGTGGTTAGTCTGAACGGAGCAGCGGCGGCACTGCCGGGCGGGATGATTGTAGCAAGCCGACCGCTCGACAAGGAGGACCTCATTCCTGTTCTCCGTTGGATGAATGAAATACCCGAGTTATATTACGAAATCTATACGGAAGATAATGTGTACGTGGAGCTGAATAAAAGGGTACGGCTAGAGAAGCTCGCATCCATGGAGGCGGGGGAAGTACCGGAGAATGTGCGGTGGATAGTCAAGCTGTTGGTGGAGAAGCAATTTCAGCAGGCTGCGGTCACCTATGTAGAACATATGGATGAAATCTGGAGTAAACAAGAGAATGTGATATATAAGGCCTTAGCCTTCTCTCTTAATCCTGACCTGCTGAAAGAGGCTTCTACCCGATTCGCTTCCATTCCCGGTCTCATTATAACGTCATCGCATGAGGATAACCTTGAAATCAACCATCACGAGGCTACAAAAGGTCATGGGGTAACTCTGCTGGCCTCACACTTTGGAATAGCGATGGAGGATGTGGCCGTAATGGGTGATAGCTACAATGATTTGCCAATGTTCAAAGTAGCCGGTCACCGGATCGCCATGGCTAACGCCGCTCCCATCCTCAAAGAAATGAGTGATTACATTACCTTCAGTAATAATGAGGATGGGGTGGCGGAAGGAATCAGGTATTTATTGAAAAAGTAA
- a CDS encoding C39 family peptidase: MKSYQKLDVDPYTQWEPEVASPSSACGPATMAALAEYWRTRQGQAFIHKSSHFHSKAEHINYIYRHHGGAPWGMSVKGFKKGIKAYIGAAFHTEVGRRHTLSLRTFNDFVQYKDEIEAGRPVAIKFDKWFNLRWKGSYVYDYHWVIGIGYEEAADSGKATLIILDNGVKTAAGFIPSRERRVDYGINKDILTMVALNIEKV, translated from the coding sequence ATGAAGTCATATCAAAAGCTTGACGTTGATCCTTATACGCAATGGGAGCCGGAGGTGGCTTCACCCTCCTCAGCGTGCGGACCCGCGACGATGGCAGCCTTGGCGGAATATTGGAGAACCCGGCAAGGGCAGGCTTTTATTCATAAATCGAGTCATTTTCATTCCAAAGCGGAGCATATTAATTACATATATAGACATCATGGAGGGGCTCCATGGGGAATGAGTGTAAAAGGCTTCAAGAAAGGGATAAAGGCCTACATTGGAGCTGCATTCCATACAGAGGTAGGCCGGAGGCACACGCTTTCGCTCCGAACCTTTAATGATTTTGTTCAATACAAGGATGAGATCGAAGCGGGCAGACCGGTTGCCATAAAATTCGACAAATGGTTCAACCTTCGTTGGAAAGGAAGCTACGTCTATGATTATCATTGGGTAATCGGAATTGGTTATGAAGAAGCCGCGGATAGCGGAAAAGCAACTCTAATTATTCTGGATAACGGTGTGAAAACTGCCGCCGGTTTTATTCCGAGTAGAGAACGGCGGGTAGATTATGGCATAAATAAGGACATCCTAACAATGGTGGCATTAAATATAGAAAAAGTGTAA